From a region of the Motacilla alba alba isolate MOTALB_02 chromosome 25, Motacilla_alba_V1.0_pri, whole genome shotgun sequence genome:
- the LOC119711536 gene encoding glycosylated lysosomal membrane protein — translation MAAAAGLALLAALLAAAGAERGRKVSMEYNPGWNSSSVNLLHVRAVGPEDSLHYVWSSIGAPSVLLVATQSPSSALRVNWTQLLSPNPAGAIWIEPPDSVVYSTAVVFTKLFEFSEAKPLGELFYPTYDLSEFSWDSLNHTLNHTALTAELRGVPATDPSGAFSNGSLAFRVTAYEGSGRAGPLPSLLHTADSSQLEFVLAGVAPRGNGSRFLLQLATVEPAGAARRLRALSSIDDEYTPSIFQVLSLLAEPRNGSSPLAFLQWKATAYGSPSPRREDGIRCRAGGLRQANGSLPVPAVLRAYFGDTLGSSCTVSALNVSFGGEEGQVYQEKRYLSWSVLLGFGEPPQDTFSPLVISITAVALGTPLAVLLLGSCLVLLAQRRRYSEYEPIN, via the exons ATGGCCGCCGCTGCGGGGCTGGCGCTGCTGGCGGCGCTGCtggcggcggccggggccgagcggggccggaAG GTGTCCATGGAGTACAACCCTGGCTGGAACAGCTCCTCTGTGAACCTGCTGCACGTGCGGGCGGTGGGGCCTGAGGACAGCCTGCACTACGTGTGGAGCAGCATCGGGGCCCCTTCTGTGCTCTTGGTGGCcacccagagccccagcagtgccctgaggGTCAACTGGACCCAGCTGCTGTCACCCAATCCTGCTGGAGCCATCTGGATCGAGCCTCCTGACAGCGTGGTCTATTCCACGGCCGTGGTCTTCACCAAG ctgttCGAGTTCAGCGAGGCCAAACCTTTGGGAGAGCTCTTCTACCCCACCTATGACCTGTCAGAGTTCTCCTGGGACAGCCTCAACCACACCCTGAACCACACGGCGCTGACGGCCGAGCTCAGGGGGGTCCCGGCCACCGACCCCAGCGGTGCTTTCTCCAACGGCAGCCTGGCATTCCGG GTGACAGCCTACGAAGGCAGTGGCCGTGCGggccccctgcccagcctgctgcacaCGGCGGACAGCTCGCAGCTGGAGTTCGTCCTGGCCGGGGTGGCGCCCCGCGGGAACGGCTCCCgcttcctgctccagctggccACGGTGGagccggcgggggcggcgcggcgccTGCGGGCCCTGAGCTCCATCGACGACGAGTACACGCCCAGCATCTTCCAG gtgctgtccctgctcgCGGAGCCCCGGAACGGCAGCTCCCCGCTGGCTTTCCTGCAGTGGAAGGCCACGGCCTACGGCTCGCCCAGCCCGCGGCGCGAGGACGGCATCCGCTGCCGGGCCGGGGGCCTGCGCCAGGCCAACGGGAGCCTGCCCGTGCCCGCCGTGCTGCGGGCCTACTTCGGGgacaccttgggcagcagctgcaccgTCAGCGCCCTCAACGTGTCCTTTGGGGGCGAGGAGGGACAGGTGTACCAGGAGAAGAGGTACCTCAGCTG GTCggtgctgctgggctttggggaGCCCCCCCAGGACACCTTCTCCCCCCTGGTGATCTCCATCACGGCCGTGGCGCTGGGCACCCCGctggccgtgctgctgctgggcagctgcctggtgctgctggcacagaggagacGCTACTCCGAGTACGAGCCCATCAACTGA
- the MCL1 gene encoding induced myeloid leukemia cell differentiation protein Mcl-1, which translates to MFAVKPKAVIGFNLYCGGSPALGPGGPGQRPEPAAAAAAAAEPPRDRSGAAAARADPPRALIGRGAAPRALIGCGATLWRPEEELDGCDPEPERGPAADSLPGTPPGPPDGLRQDSLELISRYLREVAGEAQPSAKKLFPGLLGGPGRPGAAGDAVMEKALETLRRVGDGVMRKHELAFQGMLRKLQIQQEEDLQAVVEVAAHVFSDGVTNWGRVVTLIAFGAFVAKHLKSIKQEQSISSLAGIITDALVSSKREWLESQGGWEGFVDFFRVEDLEGSIRNVLMAFAGVAGLGASLAYMIR; encoded by the exons ATGTTCGCCGTGAAGCCGAAAGCCGTCATCGGCTTCAACCTCTACTGCGGCGGCTCCCCGGCGCTGGGGCCcggcgggccggggcagcgcccggagcccgcggccgccgccgccgccgccgcggagCCGCCCCGCGACCGctccggggccgccgccgcccgcgccgaCCCCCCCCGCGCGCTGATTGGCCGAGGCGCGGCGCCGCGCGCGCTGATTGGCTGCGGCGCGACTCTATGGCGCCCCGAAGAGGAGCTGGACGGCTGCGACCCCGAGCccgagcgcggccccgccgccgaTTCGCTGCCCGGGACCCCCCCGGGGCCTCCGGACGGGCTCCGGCAGGACTCGCTGGAGCTCATCAGCCGCTACCTGCGGGAGGTGGCGGGGGAGGCGCAGCCCAGCGCTAAGAAGCTTTTTCCGGGGCTCCTGGGTGGTCCCGgccggcccggcgcggcgggggATGCGGTGATGGAGAAGGCGCTGGAGACGCTGCGGAGGGTCGGGGACGGCGTCATGAGGAAACACGAGCTCGCCTTTCAAG GGATGCTGCGGAAGCTGCAGATCCAGCAGGAAGAGGACCTGCAGGCCGTGGTGGAGGTGGCTGCCCACGTGTTCAGCGACGGGGTCACCAACTGGGGCCGGGTGGTGACGCTCATCGCCTTCGGGGCCTTCGTGGCCAAGCACCTGAAGAGCAtcaagcaggagcagagcatcAGCTCCCTGGCTGGGATCATCACAGACGCCCTGGTGTCCTCCAAGAGGGAGTGGCTGGAGAGCCAGGGGGGCTGG gaGGGCTTTGTGGACTTCTTCCGCGTGGAGGACCTGGAGGGCAGCATCCGGAACGTTCTGATGGCCTTCGCAGGGGTGGCAGGCCTGGGGGCCAGCTTGGCCTACATGATCCggtga